From the genome of Arvicola amphibius chromosome 9, mArvAmp1.2, whole genome shotgun sequence, one region includes:
- the S100b gene encoding protein S100-B — protein sequence MSELEKAMVALIDIFHQYSGREGDKHKLKKSELKELINNELSHFLEEIKEQDVVDKVMEALDEDGDGECDFQEFMAFVSTVTTACHEFFEHE from the exons ATGTCTGAGCTGGAGAAGGCCATGGTGGCCCTCATTGACATCTTCCATCAGTATTCCGGGCGAGAGGGTGACAAGCACAAGCTGAAGAAATCAGAGCTCAAGGAACTCATCAACAACGAGCTCTCCCACTTCCTGGAG gaaATCAAAGAACAGGACGTGGTGGACAAAGTCATGGAAGCGTTGGATGAAGACGGAGATGGAGAGTGTGACTTCCAGGAATTTATGGCCTTCGTCTCCACGGTGACCACAGCCTGTCACGAGTTCTTTGAACACGagtga